GGGCATCATGGAAGGAACGGCGAAGCCCGACTATTCTCGTGCTGTGGACATGTTGACCGTGGCAGCCATCAAGGAAATGATGATTCCGTCGATCTTGCCGGTCGCTGTGCCTATTGTCATCGGTCTGCTGCTCGGTCCGCAGGCCTTGGGTGGCTTGCTGGTCGGAACCATTGTGACCGGCTTGTTTGTTGCCATTTCGATGACTACTGGTGGTGGTGCTTGGGATAACGCCAAAAAATATATCGAAGATGGCCATTTCGGTGGCAAAGGGTCTGATGCGCACAAAGCGGCGGTCACAGGAGATACCGTGGGCGATCCTTACAAAGATACGGCTGGGCCAGCAGTCAATCCGCTGATCAAGATCATTAATCTGGTTGCTTTGCTGATTGTTCCATTGATGACCTGAAAGGCCGTGAGGCAGAGTAAAAGGCGGCTTTTGCCGCCTTTTTACATTTATTCAGAACTCGATTTTTTTATCACGTTAGAATCTAAAAAAAATTGCTGTCTGGGGAGTTATGAATCAGGAAGTTGCTGCCAGCACTGTTGAGCTTGGTAAATCAGTTGTGCGCGAGGATCTGCTGCATCACGATCCCCTGCTTGATTGTCTGGTCGAGTTAACCCGAATTCATGGTCGTCCCAGCACGCGCGCGGCATTGATTGCTGGGCTTCCTCTTGAAAAAGGGGTATTGACCCCTTCGCTTTTCGCCCGGGCGGCGAGTCGTGCCGGTTTGTCGGCCAAACTGATGCGGCGCCAGATCGAACGTATTGATCCGGTCCTGTTGCCTGCTGTTTTGCTGACCAGCGGAGAAGAGGCTTGTGTCCTGCTTGGTTGGGATGATGCGGGAGAGAATGCCCGCCTGCTTTTCCCGGAGACCGGTCAAGGTACGGTGCTGATGGCGCGCGAGGAGCTTCTTGCGCGCTATACCGGTATCGCCATCTTCTGCCGCCCGCATTTCCGTTTCGATAAGCGGACGCCGCAGGTTGGGGATGTCAAGCTCCGCCACTGGTTCTGGGGGGCGCTGGCTGATCAGTGGCCGCTCTATCGCGATGTTCTGGCGGCAGCCTTGTTGATCAATATCGCTGCACTGGCGATGCCTCTGTTTTCAATGAATGTTTATGACCGGGTTATTCCCAATCGTGCCATGGAGACGTTGTGGGTCCTGGCGCTGGGGGTGGCTTTGCTGGTTGCGGTTGATTTGACCCTGCGTTCGTTGCGGGGCTATTTCATTGATCTGGCGAGTGCCAGAATCGACATGCAGCTATCCGCCAAGATCATGGAGCGGGTACTTGGTGTCCGCATGGAAGCAAGGCCAACCGCTGTGGGTGCGTTTTCATCTAATTTGCGCTCATTCGAGTCGGTCCGTGATTTCATTACTTCGGCTTCTGTGACGGCGTTTATCGACTTGCCATTTGCCCTGCTGTTTATTCTGGTGATTGCGCTGATTGCCTGGCAGTTGGTCATCCCGGTATTGCTGGCAATTGTTTTTGTCGTGATTTATGCCTACATTCTTCAGCACAAAATGCACGAGCTTTCAGAGACAACGTATCGTGCAGGGGCATTGCGTAACGCCACCTTGATTGAAAGCCTGACCGCACTGGAAACAATCAAGACACAAGGGGCGGAAGGTGTCATGCAGTCAAAGTGGGAGAAGTCGGTTGCTTTCGTTTCCCAAGTCAATAACAAGATGCGCTTTCTTTCTGCGGCAGCAACCAACGGGGCGATGGAAGTCCAGCAATTGGTCAGTGTCGTAGTCGTTATCTGCGGCGTCTACCTGATTGGTGATGGCAAACTCAGCATGGGGGGGCTGATTGCCTGCACCATGCTGACTTCCCGCGCAGTAGCGCCGTTGGGCCAGATGGTTGGCCTGCTCATGCAGTATCACAGCGCCAAAGTTTCTCTGGCCTCGCTGGAAACCATCATGGCCAATCCGGTTGAGCGTCCGAGCGATGCGGCCTTCGTGCATCGTCCGGAATTAAAGGGAAATATCGAATTTCGCGACGTGCAGTTCAGTTATCCGAATAGTTCGATTGCCGCTCTGAAGGGCTTGAACTGCAAGATTGTCGCCGGCGAAAAAGTGGTTGTGATCGGGCGGATCGGTTCGGGCAAGACAACTTTGCAAAAATTACTGCTGGGGCTTTATCAGCCGACCGGTGGTGCGCTGATGATCGATGGCGTCGATGTTCGCCAGCTGGACCCAGCAGATTTGCGACGCAACGTTGGCTATGTGGCGCAGGATGTGACGCTTTTTTACGGCACTTTGCGTGACAATATTTCGATCGGGGCGCCTTATGCCGATGATGCTGCAATCATGGCGGCGGCTGAGGCGGCCGGCCTGACAGAGTTCGTCAATCGTCATCCGGATGGCTTTGACATGATGATTGGCGAACGAGGGGATTCTTTGTCCGGAGGCCAGCGTCAAGGCGTTGCCATTGCCCGTGCATTTCTGATGGATCCGCCGATCTTGCTGCTTGATGAGCCGACCAGTGCAATGGACTTTTCATCTGAGCAACAATTCAAGCAGCGCCTCAAGTCAATGGCTGCGCACAAGACAGTCTTGATCGTGACGCACCGCAACAGTCTTCTTGATTTGGCGACGCGCGTCATCGTGGTCGATGACGGTCGGATCGTGGCTGATGGTCCGCGCGATCAGGTGATCCAGGCCCTGCAGAGCGGCCGGATCGGGAGAGCTTCATGAGTCGCATCAAGGCAATCGGTGTGGCGCTGCATGGGTGGCTGGAAGGGGTGGCCGCACGCAGTGCGCCCCGTGTTGAAAAACTGCTTGGACGTTTACCCAGTAAGGAGGATGTCGACGTCGTTGATTTTGCAACGGATGCCGATCTGGCCATTCTCCGTCAGGAGCCGTTGAGAGCGCGGGTTCTGTTGCGCTCAATCGGTATCGTTCTGGCTATCTTCATTATCTGGGCTGCGGTGGCTCAACTGGACGAGGTGACGCGCGGCGATGGCAAAGTCATTCCGTCAAAGCAACTTCAGGTTTTGCAGAGCATCGATGGCGGCTTGGTGTCCGAAATCCTCGTTCGTGAGGGTGATGTCGTCCAGGCCAATCAGTTGCTGGTGAAAATTGACGAAACCCGATTCGTTTCTTCGGTCAAGGAAAATCGCTCCCAATACCTGGGACTGGTTGCCAAAGCAGCTCGCCTCAAGGCGATGTCGGATGGCAAACCTTTCATTCCTCCTGCGGATGTCTTGAAGGAAGTGCCCGAACTCGTCGAGCAGGAGCGTCTGCTCTATGAGGCAAAGCGGGAAGAGATGCAGGCGGCGGTTTCGATTGCTCGCCAGCAATTGGCGCAGCGCCAGCAGGAACTTAATGAGTCGCAGGCCCGCAAGGCCCAGGCACTGCAAGGGTATGAGCTGACGTCGCGCGAGTTGACCGTAACCAAGCCTCTGATTAATTCTGGGGCCGTCTCCGAAGTCGAATTGTTGCGTCTTGAGCGTGATGTCTCGCGCTATCGTGGTGAGCGCGATATGGCAACGGCTCAGATCACCCGTATTCAGGCGGCGATTAACGAAGCCCATCGCAAAATCGAAGAGGTTGAACTGACTTTTCGTAACGATGCAGGCAAGGAACTTTCGGAAACCTCAGGCAAGCTGAATAGCTTGGCTGAGGGAAGTATTGCTTTGTCTGATCGCGTCAAACAATCCTCCATCCGCTCTCCGGTCAAAGGAACGGTCAAGCGCTTGTTGGTGAATACGGTGGGGGGCGTAGTTCAACCCGGCAAGGACATGATTGAAATCGTGCCGCTTGAGGATGCCTTGTTGCTGGAAGCGCGCGTTCAGCCTCGTGACATCGCTTTCTTGCGTCCAGGTCAGGCGGCGATGGTCAAATTCACCGCTTATGATTTTTCTGTTTATGGCGGGCTTGAAGGGACCTTGGAGCATATCGGTGCCGATAGCGTCATGGATGACAAGGGCAATGCTTTCTACACGGTTCGTGTCAGGACTAACAAACCTGGATTCGGTGATGCCAATCTCCCGATTATTCCAGGCATGGTTGCCGAAGTTGATATCCTCACAGGGAAGAAAAGCGTACTGGCCTACTTGTTGAAGCCGGTTTTGCGAGCAAAAAGCGTGGCGTTGACGGAGCGTTGATGAAACACTGGATTATCGATGTCGACAAAAATGCACTGCCAACCTGGTTGGAGGCAATGCCCGGGGCTGCGCTGTTGGTCCGCAATGATTTGCCAAGCATTTCTCTGGGTGAGCCGGGAATTGTCTGGTGCCGGTTGCGTGCCGGTGAAGATTTTGCCGTGCTGGCTCGTGACATGGCGCATGCGGTATCTCATCAGGTGGTCATTCTTTGTGATGATCTGAACGAGGAGCTTGTCATGCAGGCTCTTTCGCTAGGGGCGGCCGGCTGCTGCAATACTCATGCCGCACCAGAGGTATTGAGGCAGATTGCGCTGGTCGTCGGTAATGGTGGTTTGTGGATCGGCCAGTCGCTTTTGCAGCGTTTGGTTGGGACGACTTCGCGACTTCTCGGTCAACGTGCTCCAGCAGAGGAAAATGCCGCCGAGGGCAGTGCATGGGTTGCTTTGCTCTCAGAGCGCGAGGTGCAGGTTGCTCGTCTGGTTGCTGGAGGCGCCAGCAATAAGGAAGTGGCGAATCAGCTGGCAATTACAGAGCGCACAGTCAAAGCTCATCTGACTGCTGCTTTTGAGAAGCTGGGCATTCGTGATCGTTTGCAGCTTTCTCTCAGGATCAACGGTCGGCTACCTTGATTCCCGGGAGAGCCTTGTCTCTCCTGAATGGCTGGATTGTACTTTGGTGCAATAGCCAACAAACTTGAAGCTCCTTACACTGGCGCAATCACTAATGCTGTATGGAGTTTTACCATGGCCCAAGCTCAAGTTATCGCTAAAGTCTCATCTATGTCTGGTGAGGCGTTTGCCCGGGATGGTTCCGGCAAAATGCGTCGTTTGAAGGTTGGAGACTCCATACGCGAGGGCGAGTCAGTCGTCAGCTCTGATGGCTCTCAGGTTGTCCTCAAGCTGGCCGACGGTCGTGAAATGACGGTTCGTCCGGGCGAGGTTGCACGGATTGATGCCGAGGTTGGCGCTCCGATCAAGCCGGATGCTGCGGACAGTGCTGTCATCAATAACCCGAAGGGTTTCCAGAAGATTGCCAAGGCAATTACCGGCGGTGGCGATCTCGACTCTCTGCTCGAACAAGAGGCACCAGCAGCTGGCGCAGTCGGTACTGGCGGTAATGAAGGGCATACCTTCGTTGAGTTCTTGCGTGTCGTCGAAACGGTCGATCCGCTGGCGTTTCAGTTTGGTACGGGTGCAGGACGAGTGCTTGGGGCGATTGAGCAGCCGGGGGTTCTGGTTGATGTCACGCCTCCGGCATTGACCGCAAAACTGGATTCCACATCTGATAGTGGGGTTCAGGGAGATGGGATTACAAATGACAAGACACCGACGATCAGCGGTACAGGGGAGCCAGGAGCTTCCATTCTTGTCACTATGCCAGGAACAGGCGAAAAGCTGACCACCACGGTTAAACCGGATGGTAGCTGGAGTGTGACGCCGACCCTCGATTTGCCGAATGGCCCGGCTACCGTTGCTGTTACGTCGACTGACCCGGCAGGTAATGTCACGACGGCAAAAGTCCCATTGGTGATCGATGCAGAAGTGCCAAACAATGGCAAGGCACCAATCGTCGAAATCACCGAGGATGCTAACAATGATGGGTTCATCAATCGACTGGAATCCGATGGGCCAACGGACGTCAAAGTGTCGTTCAACGGAAACCTGGTTAGTGTTGGAGATGTCGTAAAAATTACCTCGGGTGGTGTAACGAAGGATGTTGCGATCACTGAGGCAGACAAGCTTAATGGTTTTGTGACCACGACGTTCCCGGTACAGGCCAGTGGGACGACGGTTGTTGCTACGGCCGTCATCGTCGATGTAGCCGGAAACACCACCGAACGCGGCAGCGACAGTGCGAAGGTTGATTTGAGCACGCTGGAAGGTTTGGCGGTGACGATCACGGAAGATGTGAACAACGACGGCTGGATCAACAGTGCGGAATTGCAGGGGACGGTGGGTGTGCGTGTTGATCTGCCGGCGAGCGCGGTGGCGGGAGATTTGTTGACGCTGAACGCGACCGGGAGTGCGGCGCAGACGATTACGCTGACGCAGGCGCAGATTGATGCCCATAGCGTGATCTTTGAAGTGGCGGCGCCGGCCAATGGTGAAACCCTGGTGGTCAAGGCGCAGGTGACGGACCCGGCTGGCAACAAGTCGGCAGAAGTCAGCGACAGCGCGGTGATTGATACGCAAGCCCCGGGTGCCCCAGTGGTTGAAATCACCGAAGACGGCAATAACGACGGTTGGATCAACCAGGCCGAACTGAGTGGCGACATTGGTGTGACGGTCAGCCTGGCCGGCACGGGCGCGAAGGCAGGCGAAACCCTGCTGGTGAGCATCAACGGTGTTGCCCAGACGCCGATTGTTCTGACCGCGGCAGACATTCTGAGTGGCAAAGTCGCGCTGACGGGGGTCAGCAATCCGGGCGAAGGCGTGACGTTGACCGTGACCGCTGCGGTGAAGGATGCCGCTGGCAATACCGGTGCGACGGGTAGCGACAGTGCGACGATCGACACGATCGCCCCGCAGACGCTGACGGCGAAGCTGGATCCGACCTCGGACAGCGGCACGAAGGGCGACAGCATCACGAACGACAAGACCCCGACGATCAGCGGGACGGGCGATCCAGGCGCGAAGATCGAAGTGACGATGCCGACTGGCGAGAAACTGACGACGACGGTGAAGCCGGATGGCAGCTGGACGGTGACGCCGACCCAGGACGTTCCGGACGGCCCGATCGTGGTCAACGTGAAGGAAACCGACCCGGCCGGCAACAGCATCAGCACGACGGTGCCGCTGACGATCGATTCGGGCGTGCCGAACGACGGCACCGCACCGACCGTGACGATCACGGAAGATGCCAACAACGACGGCTTCATCAATCGCGTCGAAGCTCAAGGACCGACCGACGTCAAGGTGTCGTTCAACGGCAACCTGGTCAATGTGGGCGATATCGTCAAGATCACGTCAGCTGGCGTCACGAAGGACGTGACGATTACGGCGACGGACAAGGCCAATGGCTTTGTGACGACGGACTTCCCGCAACAAGCGGCAGGCACGACGGTGACGGCGACCGCCGTGATCGTTGATACGGCAGGCAACACGACGCAAGAAGGCAGCGACAGCGCCAAGCTGGATTTGAGCCCGCTGGACGGGTTGACCGTGAAAATCACGGAAGACGCGAACGACGACGGCTTCATCAACAAGGCAGAACTGCAAGGGACGGTGGGTGCAGAAATCAAGCTGCCGGCGACGGCGGTTGCCGGTGATGCGCTGACGATCACGGCGACGGGCAATGCGACGCAGACGATCATTCTGACGCAATCGCAGATTGACGCCGGCCAGGTGATCGTCGAACTGACGGCGCCGGGTAGCGGCACCGAAATGGTCGTGACGGCCCAGGTCAAGGACCCGGCCGGTAACGAATCCGCAGTGGCCAGCGACAAGGCGACGATCGCGACCGACGACATTGGTGCGCCGAAGGTGACGATCACCGAAGACACCAACAACGACGGCTGGATCAACAAGGGCGAACTCAATGGCGAGATTGGCGTCAGCGTCGAACTGCCGGGTACGGCCAAGGCGGGCGACAGCCTGCTGGTCTCGGTCAATGGCGTGGCACGTACGCCGATCGTACTGACGGCTGCGGACATCAGTACCGGCAGCGTGGCGATTACCGGTGTGACCAATCCGGGCGAAGGCAGCACGTTGACCGTGACGGCCCAAGTCAAGGATGTGGCCAACAACCTGGGTGCCGTGGGCAGCGATAGCGCCAAGATTGACACCACGACCTTCAGCGGTCTGGCGATCAGCATTACCGAAGACGAGAATGATGACGGCTTCATTGGTCAGGCGGAACTCAAGGGCAACGACATTGGTGTGCGCGTTGTACTGCCGGCGGGTGCCGCCGTGGGCGACACCCTGACGGTGAGCGGTTCCGGCAATGTGGACAAGGTGATCACGCTGACGGCCGCCCAACTGGCGACCGGCTTCATTGATGTCACCTTCAACCCGACCGGCAACAACACCGACTTCAAGGCGACCGCCTCGATCGCTGATCCGGCCGGCAACAAACTGGGTCCGGTCGAAGATACGGCCCGTCTGCAGTTGAGCGCCCCGGGCGCTCCGATCGTGACGATCACGGAAGACGGCGACAACGACGGCTGGATCAACGGTACGGAACTGAACGGGCCGATTGACGTATCGATCAGCGTTCCGGCGACCGCCAAGGCGGGCGACAAGATGCTGGTAACGATCAACGGGACCGACCAGGCCCCGATCGTTCTGACCCAGGCCGATATCGACAAGGGCAGTATCTCGTTGCCGAATGTTCAGAATCCGGGCGAAGGCGTGACGTTGACCGTGACCGCTGCGGTGAAGGATGCCGCTGGCAATACCGGTGCGACGGGCAGCGACAGTGCGACGATCGACACGATCGCCCCGCAGACGCTGACGGCGAAGCTGGATCCGACCTCGGACAGCGGCACGAAGGGCGACAGCATCACGAACGACAAGACCCCGACGATCAGCGGGACGGGTGATCCGGGCGCGAAGATCGAAGTGACGATGCCGACTGGCGAGAAACTGACGACGACGGTGAAGCCGGACGGCAGCTGGACGGTGACGCCGACCCAGGACGTTCCGGAAGGTCCGATCGTGGTCAACGTGAAGGAAACCGACCCGGCCGGCAACAGCATCAGCACGACGGTGCCGCTGACCATCGACTCTGGCGTGCCGAACAACGGTGCAGCCCCGACGGTCGAGATCAAGGAAGACGCCAACAACGACGGCTGGATCAACCGTGCCGAAGCGCAAGGTGCAGCCGACGTCAAAGTGTCGTTCAACGGCAATCTGGTCAATGTGGGTGACATCGTCAAGATCACCTCGGCCGGCGTGACCAACGATGTGGCGATCACGGCCGCCGACAAGGCCAACGGCTTTGTGACGACGACCTTCCCGGCCCAGGCCGACGGCACGACGATGACGGTCACCGCGATCATTGTGGATGCTGCTGGCAACAGCACCGTTCAGGGCAGTGACGTTGCGAAGGTGGATATCACCAACTTCACGGGTCTTGCGATCAGCATCACTGAAGATGAAAACAACGACGGCTTCATCAGCCAGTCGGAACTGAAGGGGAACGACATTGGCGTTCGCGTTGCCCTGCCGGCCGGTGCGGCGGTGGGTGACACGCTGACGGTTGAAGGTTCGGGCAATGTGGCGCAGACTTTCGTGTTGACCGCAGCGCAACTGGCGACGGGCTACATTGATGTCTCGTTCAATCCGACGGGCAACAACACCGACTTTGTGGCGAAGGCCTCGATCGTTGATGCGGCCGGCAACAGTGCCGGTCCGGTCAGCGACACGGCACGCCTGCAACTGACGGCTCCGGGCGCCCCGATCGTGACGATTGACGAAGACGCGAACAACGACGGCTTCATCAACAAGGCCGAGTTGAACGGGCCGATCGACGTCTCGATCAGCGTTCCGGCGACGGCCAAGGCTGGCGACAGCATGCTGGTGACGATCAACGGTACGCCGCTGGCGCCGATTGTTCTGACCCAGGCCGATATCGACAAGAACAGCATTTCGATTCCGAATGTTCAGAATCCGGGCGAAGGCGCAACGTTGACCGTGACAGCCCAGGTGAAGGACGTGGCTGGCAATCTGGGCGGCATTGGGTCGGACAGCGCGAAGGTGGATACGCTGGTACCGAATGGTGGTGCAGCCCCGGTGGTCGAGATCACGGAAGACGCGAACAACGACGGCTGGATCAACAAAGCGGAAGCGGTTGGTAATGCAGACGTGAAGGTGTCGTTTGACGGCACGAAGGTTGATGTGGGCGACAAGGTCCTGGTCAGCGCGGGTGGTGTGACGAACACGGTGACGATCACGGCGGCGGACAAGGCCAACAACTACGTGACGACGAACTTTGCCCAACCGGCTGATGGCAGCACGATGACGGTGACGGCGAAGATTGTGGATGCGGCGCAGAACAGCAGCGCGGAAGGCAGCGACAGCGCGAAGGTTGATACCACGGTGCCGAATGATGGCAATGCGCCGGTGGTGACGATCACGGAAGATGCGAACAACGATGGTTTCATCAACCGTACCGAAGCGGTGGGCAATGCGGACGTGAAGGTTGAGTTTGACGGCAGCAAGGTTGCGGTGGGCGATGTGGTGAAGATCACGTCGGGTGGCGTGACGAATGATGTGACGATCACGGCGGTGGACAAGGCCGCCGGGTTTGTGACGACCAGCTTTGCGGCGCAGGCGAGCGGTACGACGATGACGGCGACGGCGGTGATTGTTGATGCTGCGGGGAATGTGTCGACGCAAGGCAGCGACAGTGCGAAGGTTGATTTGAGCACGCTGGAAGGTTTGGCGGTGACGATCACGGAAGATGTGAACAACGACGGCTGGATCAACAGTGCGGAATTGCAGGGGACGGTGGGTGTGCGTGTTGATCTGCCGGCGAGCGCGGTGGCGGGAGATTTGTTGACGCTGAACGCGACCGGGAGTGCGGCGCAGACGATTACGCTGACGCAGGCGCAGATTGATGCCCATAGCGTGATCTTTGAAGTGGCGGCGCCGGCCAATGGTGAAACCCTGGTGGTCAAGGCGCAGGTGACGGACCCGGCTGGCAACAAGTCGGCAGAAGTCAGCGACAGCGCGGTGATTGATACGCAAGCCCCGGGCGCCCCAGTGGTTGAAATCACCGAAGACGGCAATAACGACGGTTGGATC
The sequence above is drawn from the Dechloromonas sp. TW-R-39-2 genome and encodes:
- a CDS encoding type I secretion system permease/ATPase; translation: MNQEVAASTVELGKSVVREDLLHHDPLLDCLVELTRIHGRPSTRAALIAGLPLEKGVLTPSLFARAASRAGLSAKLMRRQIERIDPVLLPAVLLTSGEEACVLLGWDDAGENARLLFPETGQGTVLMAREELLARYTGIAIFCRPHFRFDKRTPQVGDVKLRHWFWGALADQWPLYRDVLAAALLINIAALAMPLFSMNVYDRVIPNRAMETLWVLALGVALLVAVDLTLRSLRGYFIDLASARIDMQLSAKIMERVLGVRMEARPTAVGAFSSNLRSFESVRDFITSASVTAFIDLPFALLFILVIALIAWQLVIPVLLAIVFVVIYAYILQHKMHELSETTYRAGALRNATLIESLTALETIKTQGAEGVMQSKWEKSVAFVSQVNNKMRFLSAAATNGAMEVQQLVSVVVVICGVYLIGDGKLSMGGLIACTMLTSRAVAPLGQMVGLLMQYHSAKVSLASLETIMANPVERPSDAAFVHRPELKGNIEFRDVQFSYPNSSIAALKGLNCKIVAGEKVVVIGRIGSGKTTLQKLLLGLYQPTGGALMIDGVDVRQLDPADLRRNVGYVAQDVTLFYGTLRDNISIGAPYADDAAIMAAAEAAGLTEFVNRHPDGFDMMIGERGDSLSGGQRQGVAIARAFLMDPPILLLDEPTSAMDFSSEQQFKQRLKSMAAHKTVLIVTHRNSLLDLATRVIVVDDGRIVADGPRDQVIQALQSGRIGRAS
- a CDS encoding HlyD family type I secretion periplasmic adaptor subunit, encoding MSRIKAIGVALHGWLEGVAARSAPRVEKLLGRLPSKEDVDVVDFATDADLAILRQEPLRARVLLRSIGIVLAIFIIWAAVAQLDEVTRGDGKVIPSKQLQVLQSIDGGLVSEILVREGDVVQANQLLVKIDETRFVSSVKENRSQYLGLVAKAARLKAMSDGKPFIPPADVLKEVPELVEQERLLYEAKREEMQAAVSIARQQLAQRQQELNESQARKAQALQGYELTSRELTVTKPLINSGAVSEVELLRLERDVSRYRGERDMATAQITRIQAAINEAHRKIEEVELTFRNDAGKELSETSGKLNSLAEGSIALSDRVKQSSIRSPVKGTVKRLLVNTVGGVVQPGKDMIEIVPLEDALLLEARVQPRDIAFLRPGQAAMVKFTAYDFSVYGGLEGTLEHIGADSVMDDKGNAFYTVRVRTNKPGFGDANLPIIPGMVAEVDILTGKKSVLAYLLKPVLRAKSVALTER
- a CDS encoding response regulator transcription factor encodes the protein MKHWIIDVDKNALPTWLEAMPGAALLVRNDLPSISLGEPGIVWCRLRAGEDFAVLARDMAHAVSHQVVILCDDLNEELVMQALSLGAAGCCNTHAAPEVLRQIALVVGNGGLWIGQSLLQRLVGTTSRLLGQRAPAEENAAEGSAWVALLSEREVQVARLVAGGASNKEVANQLAITERTVKAHLTAAFEKLGIRDRLQLSLRINGRLP